The sequence CAGGGCAGGAGCGGCAAGCAGGATGCGAAGGATCAGTCATCCACATCGAAGAACGCCGAGCCGTCCGGCCAGCCGGGCCAGGACGGCAAGTCGCAGCAGGATCCGTCCGGCAACAACGCATCGCAGCAGGGCAAGTCCGAGCAGGGCGTCGCCGGTCAACCCAAACCGCAGACCGCGCAGCAGCAGGCCGAGCAGAAGGCGCAAGCGGAACAGGCGCGACAGGCGTTGAAGCAGCAGATGGACGCCGCGTTGGCGAAACCGGGCGACAGCAAGGCCGGGCACCAGCTCGGCGCGCTGGCCAAGGACGACCCGCAGGCGAAGTTGCCGGCCGACCTGCGCCACGCCCTGCAGCGCGTGCCGGATGATCCCGGCGCGCTGCTGCGGCGCAAGTTCGAACTGGAATACCAGCAGCGCCACGGCGGCGCGCCGAGCGAGGATCAACAGCCGTGAAGTTCCGACATGTCGTGTGCAGCTGCCTGTTGATGCTGGCGTCGATTCCGGCGCTGGCCAGTGCGGCCGCGGTGACCGCCACGCTGGACCGCGACCACGTGCAACTGGGCGAGACGGTGACGCTCAACGTGCGCGTGCAGGGCGACACCGGCGGCGTCGTCGCACCCGATCTGCGCGCGCTGAACCAGGATTTCCAGCTGCTCGGCACCTCGCAGAACAACAGCCTCAGCATCATCAACGGCAAGGCCAGCTCGGAACTGACCTTCGGCGTGGCGCTGCGGCCGCGCCACGTCGGCGTGCTGCAGATCCCCGCGCTGAGCGTGGCCGGCGGCCGCACCGCGCCGCTGCAGCTCACCGTGACCGCGCCGGACCCGGCCGCCGCCGCTGCCACCCAGCGCGACGTCTTCATGGAATCGCAGGTCGAGCCGGCGCACGGCTACGTCGGCCAGCAACTGACCTACGTGGTGCGCCTGTACTACGCCAACCGCATCGGCGGCGACGCGCCGTCACCGCCGCAGGCCGACGGCGTGGAAGTCAGCGCGCTCGGCAAGGGCCTGAACTACGACGCGGAGCGTGGTGGTCGTACCTATCACGTGCTGGAACAACGCTACGCGCTGATCCCGCAGCACGCCGGGCAGATCGAGATCCCTCCGGTGGATTTCCAGGGCGAGGCCGCCGATCCGCGCGACCCCAACAGCTTTTTTGGCGCCACCGTGCCGGTCAGCGCCAGCGCGCCCGCGCAGACCATCGAGGTGAAACCGGCGCCGGCCGACTGGGGCGGCAGCGCGTGGTTGCCGGCACGCCAGCTGAGCCTGAGTCTGGACGGCTGGCCCACCGCGCGGGATGCGTCGCCGCGGGTCGGCCAGCCACTGAACCTGACCATGACCCTTGAAGCCACCGGCCTGTCGTACGAGGCGCTGCCGGCGCTGAGCCTGCCGCCGCTGGACGGCGCCACGGTGTACCCGGACAAGCCGGTCACCGGCAACCGCCAGGACGGCCAGTGGATCATCGGTCGGCGCCAGCAGTCGTTCGCGATCGTGCCCGAACGCGCCGGCACGCTGACCATTCCCGCCACCACGCTGAAGTGGTGGAACGTGCTGACCGACAAGATGGAAGTGGCGCAGATCCCCGCGCACAGCGTCAGCGTGCTGCCGGCGATCGGTGCGGCGGCCACGCCGGCACCCGCCGCAACGGCGCAGGTGCATGACGAGGTGGCTGCATCACCTGGCCTTGCCGCCGCGCCGGCATCCACGCCCTGGCGCTGGATTGCGCTGGCCAGCCTCGGCCTGTGGCTGCTCAGCGCGCTGACCTGGTGGTTGTGGCGGCGCCGTCGCCGCGTTCCGTCGGCGACACCGCCGGCCGCAGCGCGCACCTCGGCGCGCAACAGCCAGCTGGCCTTCCTCGCCGCGGCACGCGGTGGCGACCCGGCCGCGCAGGTACACAGCCTGCTGGCCTGGGCGCGGGCGGAGCGGCCGGCGATCCAGCATCTGGGCGAGCTGGCCGCAGCGCTCGACGATGCCGCGCAACGCGCCGCCATCGACGCGCTGCAGCAGCGTCGTTACGCCGGCGCGCCGGCGCCGGATGCCGGCACGAACCTGGCCGAGGCGTTCAAGCGCGGCTTTGCCTGGCGTGCCGCGGCAGCCAGCGAGGACTCCGGGTTGCCGCCGCTGTATCCGTTCAAGCTGCATTGAGCGGCTTGCGCTGCGGGGCACTGCCGCGCCTGGTCGGGGCCGTGTCCGCCTATGGCGCCAGCGCCTGCTGAAACACCGCGCGCATGGCGTCGCTGAAGCAGCACAGCGTCACCTCGATGTCGTCGTCCGCAGCAGCCAGCGCGTCGCGCAATGTGGCCACCGCCACCGCGGCGGCCTGCGCGGCGGGGTAGCCGTAGATGCCGCAGCTGATCGCCGGAAACGCGATCGTGCGCAGCGCCCGTTCGCGCAGCAGGCGCAGCGCGTTGCGGTGGCAACGCGCCAGCAATTCGGCTTCGCCCTCGTCGCCGCCGTGCCAGACCGGACCGACCGTGTGGATCACCCAGCGCGCGGGCAGCGCGAAGCCGGGCGTGATGCGCGCCTCGCCGGTGGGGCAGCGTACGCCGGGGACGGTTTCGGGCAGCGCGCGGCAGGCCTTGAGCAGCGCCGGCCCGGCGGCGCGGTGGATCGCGCCGTCCACGCCACCGCCGCCGAGCAGGCCGGGGCTGGCCGCGTTGACGATGGCGTCCGGCGCCAGGCGGGTGATGTCGGCATGAATGACTTCGATGGGCATGGATCGGCGGCTTACCTTATGCTTCGGGCAGGCATTGGCGCGGCGGAGCGGCAACGGATCATGGCGAAAACGGAAGACCTTTCCTTCGGCTACCTGCTCAGCGACGTGACCTTGCTGTTCCGCAAGCACTTCGACCGGCGCGCGGTGAAATTCGGGCTGACCCGCGCGCAATGGCGTGCGACCAAGGTGTTGTACCACCGCGAAGGCCTGCGGCAAACCGAGCTGGCCGAGTTCCTGGAAATGGAGCCGATCGCGGTGGGCCGGGTGATCGACCGGCTGCAGGCGGCCGGCTTCGTCGAGCGCCGGCCGGACCCGAAGGACCGGCGCGCCTGGCGGCTGTACGTCACCGAGCAGGCGCGGGTGATCGTCGGTGACATGGAGATCATCGCGCGCGAACTGCGCAAGGATGCCACCCGTGGCATCGACCACGACGAGCTACAGCAGGCACTGGCGGTGATCGGCCGGATCAAGGACAACCTGCTGGCGCTGGAGCAGGGTGACGGCACGCCGTGATGCGCACCTGCGGCGGCACTGGCCAGTGCCATAGGTTGGGGTCGTGCACCGCGGAATCCGCGGCATAGTGGATGCCTGGCGTGTCTTGCGGGGGTCAACCTGACGCCGTCACACACGTTGTAACGAGCTTGGTGCATGGTCACCGGCCCTGCGGTTCCCCGACCGCGCAAGAACCCCGCCATCGCCACCGCGCGTGGCGCGAAGATCGAGAAGTCCCCGCGCATGTCCTGGAAAAAAATCGTCCTTGTGGTGGCCGTCCTGCTGGCGATCGCGCTTGCCATGCACTTTCGGCGCGGCTCCGGCGACAGCAGCAAGGCCGTCAGGACGCCGGCAGCGGTGCCGGTGGAGGTGGCCAGCGCCATCCGGGGCGACGTCGAACTGTCGTTGAAGCTGGTCGGCCGGGTCGAGGCGTGGTCGACGGTGAGCCTGCGCGCGCGGGTCTCCGGCCAGCTGCAGTCGCTGTCGTTCACGCCCGGTGCGCTGGTGCGCAAGGGCAGCGTGCTGGCGCAGATCGACCCGCGCCTGCTGCAGGCGCAGCTGGACCAGGCGCGCGGCAGCGTGGCGCGCGACCAGGCGCTGTTGCAGAAGGCGCAGGCCGACCAGCGGCGCTATGCCGACATGCTGGCCAGGGGTTTCGTCTCGAAGGCGGACTACGACCTGTACCAGGCCAACCTGGCGGTGGCCCGCGCCACCTTGCAGAGCGACCGCGCCGCGCAGGAACTGGCGCAGACCCAGCTCGACTACGCGCGCATCGTCGCCCCGTTCGACGGCATCGCCGGCGCGCCGCTGGTGTGGCCCGGCGCGCAGATCAGCGCCGACAGCACCGACATCGTGGTGCTCAACCAGGTCGAGCCGGTGCGCGTGGCGTTCAACATCCCCGAGGACAGCCTGCCCGCCGTGCGCGTCGCGCAGGCCAGCGGTGCGATCGTCGTGCAGGTGACCGTCTCCGGCGACCACGGCACGCCGCTGGCCGGCACGCTGGAATTCATCGACAACGCGGTCGACGCCACGACTGGCACCATCGTGCTGAAGGCACGCTTCGACAACGCCGAACACCGGCTCACGCCCGGCCAGTTCGTGCAGGTAAGCCTGCCCACCACGCGCCTGGCCGGCGTGGTCAGCGTGCCGGTGCATGCGCTGCAGAGTTCCAGCAGCGGCAGCTTCGTGTTCGTGCTCGGTGCCGACGGCAAGGTGCAGCAGCGCTACGTCACCCCCGGCCCGACCAGCGCCGGGCGCACCGTCATCGACAAGGGCCTGAAAGCCGGCGAACAGGTGGTGACCGAAGGCCAGATGCTGCTGGTCGACGGCAGCGCCGCCACCGTCAAGCGGGGCTGAGCCGATGAACATTCCCGAGCTCTGCATCCGCCGCCCGGTGATGACCACGCTGTTGATGACGGCGCTGCTGGTGTTCGGCATCGTCGCCTATCCGCAGCTGCCGGTGAACGAGCTGCCGAACGTCGACTTCCCCACCATCAGCATCAGCGCGAATCTCCCGGGCGCCTCGCCGGAAACGATGGCGTCGGCGGTGGCCACGCCGCTGGAAGGGCGGCTGTCGACCATCGCCGGGATCAGCTCGATGAGCTCGACCAGCGCGCTGGGCTCCACCTCGATCACGCTGAGCTTCGAGCTGGACCGCAACATCGACGCGGCAGCGCAGGACGTGCAGGCGGCGATCTCCTCGGCGCTACGCCAGCTGCCGAAGGAAATGACCACGCCGCCCACCTTCCGCAAGGTCAACCCGGCCGACGCGGCGATCCTGTACCTGGCGATGAGTTCGTCGACGATGCCGCTGACCCAGGTCGACGAGTACGCCGAGACCGAGCTGGCGCAGCAGTTGTCGATGATCGACGGCGTGGCGCAGGTGAACGTGTACGGCTCGCAGAAATACGCGGTGCGGATCAGCGTGGACCCGGACCGGCTGGCAGCCAGCGGCATCGGCATCGACCAGGTGCAGAACGCGATCGCCGACGCCAACGTCAACCAGTCCACCGGCTCGCTGTACGGCAAGCGCCAGCAGCTGCCGATCCGCAGCGACGGCCAGCTGCTGCGCGCGGCCGCCTACAACGACGTAGTGGTGGCGTACCGCAACGGCGCGCCGGTGCACGTGGGCGACATCGGCACGGCGCGCGACAGCGTGCAGGACGACCAGCGCGTCAGCTCGTACAACGGCAAGCAGGCGATCGTGCTGGCGATCCAGCGCCAGCCCGGCGCGAACACGGTGGCCACGGTGGACCGGATCAAGGCGGTGCTGCCCAGCTTCCGCGCCGGGCTGCCGCCGTCGATCACGCTGGACACGCTGTACGACCGCTCGCAGTCGATCCGCGACTCGGTCGACGACGTGCAGTTCACCCTGCTGCTGGCCGGTGCGCTGGTGGTGTTCGTGATCTACCTGTTCCTCGGCAACCTGTCGGCCACGCTGATTCCGGCGGTGGCGCTGCCGATCTCGGTGCTGGGCACGTTCGGCGTGATGTACGCGCTGGGTTACAGCCTGGACAATCTCTCGCTGCTGGCACTGACCCTGGCGGTCGGCTTCGTGGTGGACGACGCGATCGTGATGCTGGAGAACATCGTGCGCCACATGGAGGCGGGCGTGCCGCCGTACGAGGCGGCACTACAGGGCGCCGGCGAGGTCGGCTTCACCATCTTCTCGATGACGCTGTCGCTGATCGCGGTGTTCATCCCGGTGATGTTCATGGGCGGCATCGTGGGCCGGCTGTTCCACGAGTTCGCAGTGGTGATCAGCGTAGCGATCCTGATTTCCGGCATCGTCGCGATCACGCTGACGCCGATGCTGTGCAGCCGCTTCGTCAAGGCGCACGACCATGACAGGAAAAACTGGCTGATCGCCGGCTTCGACCGCGGCTTCAGCGCCGTGCAGCGTGGTTACGCGGACAGCCTGCGCTGGTGCATGGAGCGCCCGCGGCTGGTGCTGGCCGCTTTCGGCGTGAGCCTGCTGGCCACCGCGCTGCTGTTCTATGTCGCGCCGAAGGATTTCATCCCGGCTGGCGACAGCGGCCAGTTGCGCATCAACACGGAAGGACCGGAGGACGTGTCGTTCGAGGGCATGCTGGCGCGCCAGCAGCAACTGGTCGACATCGTGGCGAAGGATCCGAACATCGCCGGCTACATGTCCACCGTGGGCGCGGGCGGCGCGCGCAGCACGATCAACAACGGTTCGATCCTGCTGCTGCTGAAGCCGGCGCACCAGCGCAAGCTCGGTCCGGACGGCATCATCCAGGAATTGCGGCCGAAGCTGGCGACGGTGGCGGGCATCCGCAGCTACATCCAGAACGCGCCGGCGATCCAGATCGGCGGGCGGCAATCCAAGGCGCAATACCAGTACACGCTGCAGTCGGTGAACCTCGACCAGTTGTACGAGTGGAGCGGCAAGGTGACCCGCGCGTTTGCCGCGCTGCCGGGTTTCGAGGACGTCACCAACGACCTGGATCTCAATAGCCCGTCGATCGTGGTCAAGGTCGACCGCGCCAAGCTGGCGCCGCTGGGGTTGACCATGGCGCAGGTGCAGACCGCGCTGGGCATCGGCTTCGGCGAGAACCAGGTTTCCACCATCTACGGTTCGTCCACCCAGTACTGGGTGATCCTGCAGGTCGAACGCAGGCTGCAGAACGACCCGGCGGTGCTGTCGCAGCTGTACGTCACCTCGAACCGCGGCAGCCTGGTCCCGCTGAGCGCGGTGGCGAGTTTCGCCCGCGAGCCGCAGGCGCTGACGGTGAACCACCAGGGCCAGCTGCCGGCGGTGACGGTGTCGTTCAACCTGGCGCCTGGCGTGTCCCTCAGCGACGCGGTGGCCAGCATCGACGGCGCGCTGGGCAAGCTGGGCCTGCCGGCCACCATCAGCGGCAGCGTGCAGGGCACCGCGCAGGCGTTCCAGCAATCCCTGCAGGGCATGGGCATGCTGTTGCTGCTGGCAGTGTTCGTGATCTACCTGGTGCTGGGCATCCTGTACGAGAGCTTCATCCATCCACTGACCATCCTGTCCGGCCTGCCGGCGGCCGCGGTCGGCGCGCTGCTGACCCTGGTGATCTTCCACGCCTCGCTGGACCTGTTCGCCTTCGTCGGCATCGTGATGCTGATCGGCATCGTCAAGAAGAACGCGATCATGCTGATCGACTTCGCGCTGGAGCGGCAGCGCGAGGAAGGCATGGCGCCGGCGCAGGCGATCGCCGATGCCTGCCGCGTGCGCTTCCGCCCGATCATGATGACCACCATGGCGGCGATGGCCGGCACCCTGCCGATTGCGCTGGGCATCGGCGCGGGCGCCGAAGTGCGTCGCTCGCTGGGCCTGGCGGTGGTCGGCGGCCTGCTGTTCTCGCAGGTGCTCACGTTGTACCTGACGCCGGTGATCTACCTGTGGATGGACCAGCTGCAGCAGCGTTTCCGGCGCACGGGCCGGACGTCGCCGGCGCGCTAGCTTGCGGCGTCCGGCCGCCCGCGACTAGGCTGGCCGCTCCGTCATCGAGGGAGCGGACATGCGCAGCCTGGGCACGATCGCCACCGTATTCGCCGCCGCCAGCGTGGCCGCCTGTG is a genomic window of Rhodanobacter thiooxydans containing:
- a CDS encoding efflux RND transporter periplasmic adaptor subunit, with translation MSWKKIVLVVAVLLAIALAMHFRRGSGDSSKAVRTPAAVPVEVASAIRGDVELSLKLVGRVEAWSTVSLRARVSGQLQSLSFTPGALVRKGSVLAQIDPRLLQAQLDQARGSVARDQALLQKAQADQRRYADMLARGFVSKADYDLYQANLAVARATLQSDRAAQELAQTQLDYARIVAPFDGIAGAPLVWPGAQISADSTDIVVLNQVEPVRVAFNIPEDSLPAVRVAQASGAIVVQVTVSGDHGTPLAGTLEFIDNAVDATTGTIVLKARFDNAEHRLTPGQFVQVSLPTTRLAGVVSVPVHALQSSSSGSFVFVLGADGKVQQRYVTPGPTSAGRTVIDKGLKAGEQVVTEGQMLLVDGSAATVKRG
- a CDS encoding BatD family protein; translation: MLASIPALASAAAVTATLDRDHVQLGETVTLNVRVQGDTGGVVAPDLRALNQDFQLLGTSQNNSLSIINGKASSELTFGVALRPRHVGVLQIPALSVAGGRTAPLQLTVTAPDPAAAAATQRDVFMESQVEPAHGYVGQQLTYVVRLYYANRIGGDAPSPPQADGVEVSALGKGLNYDAERGGRTYHVLEQRYALIPQHAGQIEIPPVDFQGEAADPRDPNSFFGATVPVSASAPAQTIEVKPAPADWGGSAWLPARQLSLSLDGWPTARDASPRVGQPLNLTMTLEATGLSYEALPALSLPPLDGATVYPDKPVTGNRQDGQWIIGRRQQSFAIVPERAGTLTIPATTLKWWNVLTDKMEVAQIPAHSVSVLPAIGAAATPAPAATAQVHDEVAASPGLAAAPASTPWRWIALASLGLWLLSALTWWLWRRRRRVPSATPPAAARTSARNSQLAFLAAARGGDPAAQVHSLLAWARAERPAIQHLGELAAALDDAAQRAAIDALQQRRYAGAPAPDAGTNLAEAFKRGFAWRAAAASEDSGLPPLYPFKLH
- a CDS encoding O-acetyl-ADP-ribose deacetylase translates to MPIEVIHADITRLAPDAIVNAASPGLLGGGGVDGAIHRAAGPALLKACRALPETVPGVRCPTGEARITPGFALPARWVIHTVGPVWHGGDEGEAELLARCHRNALRLLRERALRTIAFPAISCGIYGYPAAQAAAVAVATLRDALAAADDDIEVTLCCFSDAMRAVFQQALAP
- a CDS encoding efflux RND transporter permease subunit, with the translated sequence MNIPELCIRRPVMTTLLMTALLVFGIVAYPQLPVNELPNVDFPTISISANLPGASPETMASAVATPLEGRLSTIAGISSMSSTSALGSTSITLSFELDRNIDAAAQDVQAAISSALRQLPKEMTTPPTFRKVNPADAAILYLAMSSSTMPLTQVDEYAETELAQQLSMIDGVAQVNVYGSQKYAVRISVDPDRLAASGIGIDQVQNAIADANVNQSTGSLYGKRQQLPIRSDGQLLRAAAYNDVVVAYRNGAPVHVGDIGTARDSVQDDQRVSSYNGKQAIVLAIQRQPGANTVATVDRIKAVLPSFRAGLPPSITLDTLYDRSQSIRDSVDDVQFTLLLAGALVVFVIYLFLGNLSATLIPAVALPISVLGTFGVMYALGYSLDNLSLLALTLAVGFVVDDAIVMLENIVRHMEAGVPPYEAALQGAGEVGFTIFSMTLSLIAVFIPVMFMGGIVGRLFHEFAVVISVAILISGIVAITLTPMLCSRFVKAHDHDRKNWLIAGFDRGFSAVQRGYADSLRWCMERPRLVLAAFGVSLLATALLFYVAPKDFIPAGDSGQLRINTEGPEDVSFEGMLARQQQLVDIVAKDPNIAGYMSTVGAGGARSTINNGSILLLLKPAHQRKLGPDGIIQELRPKLATVAGIRSYIQNAPAIQIGGRQSKAQYQYTLQSVNLDQLYEWSGKVTRAFAALPGFEDVTNDLDLNSPSIVVKVDRAKLAPLGLTMAQVQTALGIGFGENQVSTIYGSSTQYWVILQVERRLQNDPAVLSQLYVTSNRGSLVPLSAVASFAREPQALTVNHQGQLPAVTVSFNLAPGVSLSDAVASIDGALGKLGLPATISGSVQGTAQAFQQSLQGMGMLLLLAVFVIYLVLGILYESFIHPLTILSGLPAAAVGALLTLVIFHASLDLFAFVGIVMLIGIVKKNAIMLIDFALERQREEGMAPAQAIADACRVRFRPIMMTTMAAMAGTLPIALGIGAGAEVRRSLGLAVVGGLLFSQVLTLYLTPVIYLWMDQLQQRFRRTGRTSPAR
- a CDS encoding MarR family winged helix-turn-helix transcriptional regulator, coding for MAKTEDLSFGYLLSDVTLLFRKHFDRRAVKFGLTRAQWRATKVLYHREGLRQTELAEFLEMEPIAVGRVIDRLQAAGFVERRPDPKDRRAWRLYVTEQARVIVGDMEIIARELRKDATRGIDHDELQQALAVIGRIKDNLLALEQGDGTP